In the genome of Geotrypetes seraphini chromosome 16, aGeoSer1.1, whole genome shotgun sequence, one region contains:
- the LOC117349553 gene encoding uncharacterized protein LOC117349553 isoform X5, which yields MSIFLEHFSEALLNGNIMNTNASDGILSQPEIANMDRLLGNPVCLCNHNLTEDTSLSPRMFNPDFKIAKQEQSELEQPKQERSEPENMEATEEEEEEIALDEEGQPEETVARIKFFGIEPKEQSSIIGIVTALLAVMALVGLYYYFLHPKKHKKRKLQHS from the exons ATGTCCATCTTCCTTGAGCACTTTTCTG AGGCCTTGTTAAATGGGAATATAATGAACACGAATGCCTCCGATGGGATCCTTTCACAACCCGAGATAGCCAACATGGACCGTCTCCTTGGAAACCCAG TGTGTCTCTGCAATCATAACCTTACAGAAGACACGTCCTTATCTCCGAGGATGTTCAACCCTGATTTCAAGATAGCTAAGCAGGAGCAGTCTGAGCTGGAGCAGCCCAAGCAGGAGCGCTCAGAGCCAG AAAATATGGAAGCaacagaagaagaggaagaggaaattgcACTGGATGAAgaagggcagccagaggagacaGTGGCACGCATCAAATTCTTTGGAATAGAGCCCAAAGAACAATCATCCATTATAGGAATAG TTACAGCTCTGCTGGCTGTGATGGCACTCGTTGGACTCTATTACTACTTCCTGCACCCCAAAAAACACAAAAAGCG GAAATTACAACATTCCTAG
- the LOC117349553 gene encoding uncharacterized protein LOC117349553 isoform X10: protein MSIFLEHFSEDTSLSPRMFNPDFKIAKQEQSELEQPKQERSEPENMEATEEEEEEIALDEEGQPEETVARIKFFGIEPKEQSSIIGIVTALLAVMALVGLYYYFLHPKKHKKRKLQHS, encoded by the exons ATGTCCATCTTCCTTGAGCACTTTTCTG AAGACACGTCCTTATCTCCGAGGATGTTCAACCCTGATTTCAAGATAGCTAAGCAGGAGCAGTCTGAGCTGGAGCAGCCCAAGCAGGAGCGCTCAGAGCCAG AAAATATGGAAGCaacagaagaagaggaagaggaaattgcACTGGATGAAgaagggcagccagaggagacaGTGGCACGCATCAAATTCTTTGGAATAGAGCCCAAAGAACAATCATCCATTATAGGAATAG TTACAGCTCTGCTGGCTGTGATGGCACTCGTTGGACTCTATTACTACTTCCTGCACCCCAAAAAACACAAAAAGCG GAAATTACAACATTCCTAG
- the LOC117349553 gene encoding uncharacterized protein LOC117349553 isoform X9 codes for MSIFLEHFSVCLCNHNLTEDTSLSPRMFNPDFKIAKQEQSELEQPKQERSEPENMEATEEEEEEIALDEEGQPEETVARIKFFGIEPKEQSSIIGIVTALLAVMALVGLYYYFLHPKKHKKRKLQHS; via the exons ATGTCCATCTTCCTTGAGCACTTTTCTG TGTGTCTCTGCAATCATAACCTTACAGAAGACACGTCCTTATCTCCGAGGATGTTCAACCCTGATTTCAAGATAGCTAAGCAGGAGCAGTCTGAGCTGGAGCAGCCCAAGCAGGAGCGCTCAGAGCCAG AAAATATGGAAGCaacagaagaagaggaagaggaaattgcACTGGATGAAgaagggcagccagaggagacaGTGGCACGCATCAAATTCTTTGGAATAGAGCCCAAAGAACAATCATCCATTATAGGAATAG TTACAGCTCTGCTGGCTGTGATGGCACTCGTTGGACTCTATTACTACTTCCTGCACCCCAAAAAACACAAAAAGCG GAAATTACAACATTCCTAG
- the LOC117349553 gene encoding histone acetyltransferase KAT6A-like isoform X8 yields the protein MNTNASDGILSQPEIANMDRLLGNPEDTSLSPRMFNPDFKIAKQEQSELEQPKQERSEPENMEATEEEEEEIALDEEGQPEETVARIKFFGIEPKEQSSIIGIVTALLAVMALVGLYYYFLHPKKHKKRKLQHS from the exons ATGAACACGAATGCCTCCGATGGGATCCTTTCACAACCCGAGATAGCCAACATGGACCGTCTCCTTGGAAACCCAG AAGACACGTCCTTATCTCCGAGGATGTTCAACCCTGATTTCAAGATAGCTAAGCAGGAGCAGTCTGAGCTGGAGCAGCCCAAGCAGGAGCGCTCAGAGCCAG AAAATATGGAAGCaacagaagaagaggaagaggaaattgcACTGGATGAAgaagggcagccagaggagacaGTGGCACGCATCAAATTCTTTGGAATAGAGCCCAAAGAACAATCATCCATTATAGGAATAG TTACAGCTCTGCTGGCTGTGATGGCACTCGTTGGACTCTATTACTACTTCCTGCACCCCAAAAAACACAAAAAGCG GAAATTACAACATTCCTAG
- the LOC117349553 gene encoding uncharacterized protein LOC117349553 isoform X7: protein MNTNASDGILSQPEIANMDRLLGNPVCLCNHNLTEDTSLSPRMFNPDFKIAKQEQSELEQPKQERSEPENMEATEEEEEEIALDEEGQPEETVARIKFFGIEPKEQSSIIGIVTALLAVMALVGLYYYFLHPKKHKKRKLQHS, encoded by the exons ATGAACACGAATGCCTCCGATGGGATCCTTTCACAACCCGAGATAGCCAACATGGACCGTCTCCTTGGAAACCCAG TGTGTCTCTGCAATCATAACCTTACAGAAGACACGTCCTTATCTCCGAGGATGTTCAACCCTGATTTCAAGATAGCTAAGCAGGAGCAGTCTGAGCTGGAGCAGCCCAAGCAGGAGCGCTCAGAGCCAG AAAATATGGAAGCaacagaagaagaggaagaggaaattgcACTGGATGAAgaagggcagccagaggagacaGTGGCACGCATCAAATTCTTTGGAATAGAGCCCAAAGAACAATCATCCATTATAGGAATAG TTACAGCTCTGCTGGCTGTGATGGCACTCGTTGGACTCTATTACTACTTCCTGCACCCCAAAAAACACAAAAAGCG GAAATTACAACATTCCTAG
- the LOC117349553 gene encoding histone acetyltransferase KAT6A-like isoform X6: MPGFPGSSWPEALLNGNIMNTNASDGILSQPEIANMDRLLGNPEDTSLSPRMFNPDFKIAKQEQSELEQPKQERSEPENMEATEEEEEEIALDEEGQPEETVARIKFFGIEPKEQSSIIGIVTALLAVMALVGLYYYFLHPKKHKKRKLQHS; encoded by the exons ATGCCTGGTTTCCCTGGCAGCAGCTGGCCAG AGGCCTTGTTAAATGGGAATATAATGAACACGAATGCCTCCGATGGGATCCTTTCACAACCCGAGATAGCCAACATGGACCGTCTCCTTGGAAACCCAG AAGACACGTCCTTATCTCCGAGGATGTTCAACCCTGATTTCAAGATAGCTAAGCAGGAGCAGTCTGAGCTGGAGCAGCCCAAGCAGGAGCGCTCAGAGCCAG AAAATATGGAAGCaacagaagaagaggaagaggaaattgcACTGGATGAAgaagggcagccagaggagacaGTGGCACGCATCAAATTCTTTGGAATAGAGCCCAAAGAACAATCATCCATTATAGGAATAG TTACAGCTCTGCTGGCTGTGATGGCACTCGTTGGACTCTATTACTACTTCCTGCACCCCAAAAAACACAAAAAGCG GAAATTACAACATTCCTAG
- the LOC117349553 gene encoding uncharacterized protein LOC117349553 isoform X4, which produces MPGFPGSSWPEALLNGNIMNTNASDGILSQPEIANMDRLLGNPVCLCNHNLTEDTSLSPRMFNPDFKIAKQEQSELEQPKQERSEPENMEATEEEEEEIALDEEGQPEETVARIKFFGIEPKEQSSIIGIVTALLAVMALVGLYYYFLHPKKHKKRKLQHS; this is translated from the exons ATGCCTGGTTTCCCTGGCAGCAGCTGGCCAG AGGCCTTGTTAAATGGGAATATAATGAACACGAATGCCTCCGATGGGATCCTTTCACAACCCGAGATAGCCAACATGGACCGTCTCCTTGGAAACCCAG TGTGTCTCTGCAATCATAACCTTACAGAAGACACGTCCTTATCTCCGAGGATGTTCAACCCTGATTTCAAGATAGCTAAGCAGGAGCAGTCTGAGCTGGAGCAGCCCAAGCAGGAGCGCTCAGAGCCAG AAAATATGGAAGCaacagaagaagaggaagaggaaattgcACTGGATGAAgaagggcagccagaggagacaGTGGCACGCATCAAATTCTTTGGAATAGAGCCCAAAGAACAATCATCCATTATAGGAATAG TTACAGCTCTGCTGGCTGTGATGGCACTCGTTGGACTCTATTACTACTTCCTGCACCCCAAAAAACACAAAAAGCG GAAATTACAACATTCCTAG
- the LOC117349553 gene encoding uncharacterized protein LOC117349553 isoform X3 yields the protein MGRSVQGDGGTMKLFLAFLTLGLSGCWLQTEALLNGNIMNTNASDGILSQPEIANMDRLLGNPEDTSLSPRMFNPDFKIAKQEQSELEQPKQERSEPENMEATEEEEEEIALDEEGQPEETVARIKFFGIEPKEQSSIIGIVTALLAVMALVGLYYYFLHPKKHKKRKLQHS from the exons ATGGGAAGGTCAGTGCAAGGAGACGGGGGCACCATGAAGCTGTTTCTGGCCTTTCTCACCCTGGGTCTCAGCGGCTGCTGGCTCCAGACAG AGGCCTTGTTAAATGGGAATATAATGAACACGAATGCCTCCGATGGGATCCTTTCACAACCCGAGATAGCCAACATGGACCGTCTCCTTGGAAACCCAG AAGACACGTCCTTATCTCCGAGGATGTTCAACCCTGATTTCAAGATAGCTAAGCAGGAGCAGTCTGAGCTGGAGCAGCCCAAGCAGGAGCGCTCAGAGCCAG AAAATATGGAAGCaacagaagaagaggaagaggaaattgcACTGGATGAAgaagggcagccagaggagacaGTGGCACGCATCAAATTCTTTGGAATAGAGCCCAAAGAACAATCATCCATTATAGGAATAG TTACAGCTCTGCTGGCTGTGATGGCACTCGTTGGACTCTATTACTACTTCCTGCACCCCAAAAAACACAAAAAGCG GAAATTACAACATTCCTAG
- the LOC117349553 gene encoding uncharacterized protein LOC117349553 isoform X2, with translation MGRSVQGDGGTMKLFLAFLTLGLSGCWLQTEALLNGNIMNTNASDGILSQPEIANMDRLLGNPVCLCNHNLTEDTSLSPRMFNPDFKIAKQEQSELEQPKQERSEPENMEATEEEEEEIALDEEGQPEETVARIKFFGIEPKEQSSIIGIALLAVMALVGLYYYFLHPKKHKKRKLQHS, from the exons ATGGGAAGGTCAGTGCAAGGAGACGGGGGCACCATGAAGCTGTTTCTGGCCTTTCTCACCCTGGGTCTCAGCGGCTGCTGGCTCCAGACAG AGGCCTTGTTAAATGGGAATATAATGAACACGAATGCCTCCGATGGGATCCTTTCACAACCCGAGATAGCCAACATGGACCGTCTCCTTGGAAACCCAG TGTGTCTCTGCAATCATAACCTTACAGAAGACACGTCCTTATCTCCGAGGATGTTCAACCCTGATTTCAAGATAGCTAAGCAGGAGCAGTCTGAGCTGGAGCAGCCCAAGCAGGAGCGCTCAGAGCCAG AAAATATGGAAGCaacagaagaagaggaagaggaaattgcACTGGATGAAgaagggcagccagaggagacaGTGGCACGCATCAAATTCTTTGGAATAGAGCCCAAAGAACAATCATCCATTATAGGAATAG CTCTGCTGGCTGTGATGGCACTCGTTGGACTCTATTACTACTTCCTGCACCCCAAAAAACACAAAAAGCG GAAATTACAACATTCCTAG
- the LOC117349553 gene encoding uncharacterized protein LOC117349553 isoform X1, translated as MGRSVQGDGGTMKLFLAFLTLGLSGCWLQTEALLNGNIMNTNASDGILSQPEIANMDRLLGNPVCLCNHNLTEDTSLSPRMFNPDFKIAKQEQSELEQPKQERSEPENMEATEEEEEEIALDEEGQPEETVARIKFFGIEPKEQSSIIGIVTALLAVMALVGLYYYFLHPKKHKKRKLQHS; from the exons ATGGGAAGGTCAGTGCAAGGAGACGGGGGCACCATGAAGCTGTTTCTGGCCTTTCTCACCCTGGGTCTCAGCGGCTGCTGGCTCCAGACAG AGGCCTTGTTAAATGGGAATATAATGAACACGAATGCCTCCGATGGGATCCTTTCACAACCCGAGATAGCCAACATGGACCGTCTCCTTGGAAACCCAG TGTGTCTCTGCAATCATAACCTTACAGAAGACACGTCCTTATCTCCGAGGATGTTCAACCCTGATTTCAAGATAGCTAAGCAGGAGCAGTCTGAGCTGGAGCAGCCCAAGCAGGAGCGCTCAGAGCCAG AAAATATGGAAGCaacagaagaagaggaagaggaaattgcACTGGATGAAgaagggcagccagaggagacaGTGGCACGCATCAAATTCTTTGGAATAGAGCCCAAAGAACAATCATCCATTATAGGAATAG TTACAGCTCTGCTGGCTGTGATGGCACTCGTTGGACTCTATTACTACTTCCTGCACCCCAAAAAACACAAAAAGCG GAAATTACAACATTCCTAG